The sequence below is a genomic window from Chloroflexota bacterium.
GGCGATCCTGGCCAAGGTCGGGCGTTGTCGAGCCATTCTTGAGACGGCGCACTAGGGCTCGCTCCAGTTCGCTGTCAATGCGTAATCGATTTCATGTGATCGGTTCCGTGTTCAGCGGTTCCGACCCGACGACGGTGAGCATCGATGCGAGGACGCGGCGCCCGATCGCGGCCGCCTCCGATGGTGGCGACCAGCTGCTGTCCTGCTCGACCATGAGCCAGCCGGCATAGCGGCGCTCCGCGAGGACGCGCAGGCATCCGGGCAGATCGAGGGCTCCCGATCCGAGCTCGGTGAAGATGCGAGCCTCGACCGCCCGGCGGAGTCCGCTCAGCGCGCCGCTGCGCAGATCCGCGAGCACGTCCGGATCGACGTCCTTCAGGTGGACGTGGGTGACCCGGGCGCCGAGCCGACGGAGCGCGTCCACCGGATCGCCGCCGCCGACGAGATGGTGGCCGACGTCGAGGCAGATGCCCACCCGTGCTCCGTCCGTCTCCGCCACGAGGCGGTCGACCTCCTCGGGCGTCTCCACGAGCGTCGCGGCGTGGGGATGGAAGGCCAGCCGATGACCTCGCTCGATCGTCTCGTCGGCGAGGGTGTGCAACGCCGTCGCGAGTCCCCGCCAGGCTGTATCCGACAGGCGGGGTGTGCCCGGCTGATTCGCACGGCCGGCTCGCTCGTCGCGGTCGGCAGAACCGTCGAGCGCCACGCAGAGCACGTCGCCCCCGCCCTCGTGGAGCAGGCGCAGCCGCTCGCGCCCGAGGGCCAGGGCATCCTTCGCCAGCCCGTCGGAGGTCGCCGGCAGGGCGGCGTACACCTCGGCCAGCCGGAGGCCGCGCGCCGCCAGGGCTGTCCGCAGCTCCTTGCCCTCGGGAAAGCCCGTACCCAACTGGGTCCCCTCGTAGCCGAGCCGCGCGATCTCGTCGAGGATCGTCGCCGCGCTCGTGCCCGGCAGGGGCTCCCCGACGTCGACGCTGTTCCAGAGGATCGGCACGGTCCCGATCGACGTCTCGCGCAGGGCGTCTCCCGAGCGCCTGAGCCGTGACCGCAGATCCGGGGTGGGGGGGCCGGGCGTGTCCAATCGAGCGGTCCTCAGCGCAGGCGGACGGTGGCGATTTCCCAGGCGCCCATCGGCAGTCGCAGCAGCGATTCGGCGCAGCGCAGGGGAGCGCCCACCCGACCGAGCAGATCGACGGCCCACGCCTCGCGGAAGTCCCCCCGGACGATCGCCTCGGTCGGTGACGCGTGCTCGGCGACGAGCCGAAGCTCCAGCCCGTCGCCGCGACGCCTGAGGGCGCTGAGAACGACACCGGACCCTTCGATGCTGAGCCCGGCCGCACCGCTCGTCCCGGGTGCCGCGGCGCGCGCCGTGCCGCGCACGGCCACCAGCGGGTGCTGGTAGCGCTCTGCTGCGAGCAGGACGCCAGCCTCCGACCAGCCGAGGGCATGGGGGAGGATGGCGAACCCGAAGCCCCAGGGGCCGAGCCGCTGCGCATCGGGCACGGGGATCTCGGGGCCAGCCGGGTCCTCCCGGAACGGGTTCGCATTGCGGCTGATCGATCCGAACGAACGCAGCACCGTGAG
It includes:
- a CDS encoding TIM barrel protein translates to MDTPGPPTPDLRSRLRRSGDALRETSIGTVPILWNSVDVGEPLPGTSAATILDEIARLGYEGTQLGTGFPEGKELRTALAARGLRLAEVYAALPATSDGLAKDALALGRERLRLLHEGGGDVLCVALDGSADRDERAGRANQPGTPRLSDTAWRGLATALHTLADETIERGHRLAFHPHAATLVETPEEVDRLVAETDGARVGICLDVGHHLVGGGDPVDALRRLGARVTHVHLKDVDPDVLADLRSGALSGLRRAVEARIFTELGSGALDLPGCLRVLAERRYAGWLMVEQDSSWSPPSEAAAIGRRVLASMLTVVGSEPLNTEPIT